From one Paeniglutamicibacter psychrophenolicus genomic stretch:
- a CDS encoding thiolase family protein, with protein sequence MQQAYLYDAIRTPFGKIGGSLSAHRPDDLAAHVVRELVARAPQLDPASIDESIFGNANGAGEENRNVARMATLLAGLPTSLPGTTMNRLCGSSLDAAIAASRQVNTEDADLVLVGGVESMSRAPWVLPKTDRPFPMANLELANTTLGWRLVNPAMPSQWTVSLGEATEQLREKYEVTREDQDEFAALSHTLASAAWADGKYDNLVVSVPPANKRGTEVTMDETIRPGTTAETLAGLRTVFRDAATGTVTAGNASPMNDGASAAFIGSERGGELLGAAPLARIAGRASSALDPQYFGFAPVEAANKALAKAGISWSDVAAVELNEAFAAQSLACIRAWDIDEKIVNAWGGALSIGHPLGASGLRILGTLARRLQENNQRWGVAAICIGVGQGLAVVLENPNATA encoded by the coding sequence ATGCAGCAGGCGTACCTCTACGACGCGATCCGCACCCCCTTCGGCAAGATCGGCGGAAGCCTCTCCGCCCACCGCCCCGACGACCTGGCCGCGCACGTGGTCCGCGAGCTCGTCGCCCGCGCCCCGCAACTTGATCCCGCCTCCATCGACGAATCGATCTTCGGCAACGCCAACGGCGCCGGCGAGGAAAACCGCAACGTGGCACGCATGGCCACCCTGCTGGCCGGCCTGCCCACCTCGCTGCCCGGCACCACCATGAACCGCCTCTGCGGCTCCTCGCTGGACGCCGCCATTGCCGCTTCCCGCCAGGTCAACACAGAGGATGCCGACCTGGTCCTGGTTGGCGGCGTCGAATCCATGAGCCGCGCCCCGTGGGTGCTGCCCAAGACCGACCGCCCCTTCCCGATGGCCAACCTCGAGCTGGCCAACACCACCCTGGGCTGGCGCCTGGTCAACCCCGCCATGCCTAGTCAGTGGACCGTCTCCCTGGGCGAAGCCACCGAGCAGCTGCGTGAAAAGTACGAGGTCACCCGCGAGGACCAGGACGAATTCGCCGCACTTTCGCACACCCTGGCCTCCGCTGCCTGGGCCGACGGCAAGTACGACAACCTGGTGGTCTCCGTGCCCCCCGCCAACAAGCGCGGCACCGAAGTGACCATGGATGAAACCATCCGCCCCGGCACGACCGCCGAGACCCTGGCCGGGCTGCGCACCGTCTTCCGCGACGCCGCCACCGGAACCGTTACCGCCGGCAACGCCTCGCCGATGAACGACGGCGCCTCCGCCGCCTTCATCGGTTCCGAGCGCGGCGGCGAACTGCTGGGCGCGGCCCCGCTGGCCCGCATCGCCGGACGAGCCTCCTCCGCCCTGGATCCGCAGTACTTCGGGTTCGCCCCGGTCGAGGCCGCCAACAAGGCTCTGGCCAAGGCCGGCATCAGCTGGTCGGACGTTGCCGCGGTCGAGCTCAACGAGGCCTTCGCCGCCCAGTCGCTGGCCTGCATCCGCGCCTGGGACATCGACGAGAAAATCGTGAACGCCTGGGGCGGCGCGCTGTCCATCGGCCACCCGCTGGGCGCCTCCGGCCTGCGCATCCTGGGTACCCTCGCCCGCCGCCTGCAGGAGAACAACCAGCGCTGGGGCGTCGCGGCGATCTGCATCGGCGTCGGCCAGGGACTGGCCGTCGTGCTGGAAAACCCGAACGCCACCGCCTAA
- a CDS encoding 3-oxoacid CoA-transferase subunit A, which translates to MAPRIATTAAEAVANIHDSSTILIGGFGNAGQPMELIDALMDCGAKDLTVINNNAGQADAGLALLIKERRVSKIICSFPRQSDSWHFDEAYRAGEIELELVPQGNLAERIRAAGAGIGGFFTPTGYGTLLAEGKETRVIDGKGYVLESPIHADFALIKAFKADTHGNLVYRKTARNFGPIMASAAKSAIVQVDEIVETGKLDPEVVVTPGIYVNTLVALGGNN; encoded by the coding sequence ATGGCACCACGCATTGCCACCACGGCCGCAGAGGCCGTGGCCAACATCCACGACTCGTCCACCATCCTGATCGGCGGCTTCGGCAACGCCGGGCAGCCCATGGAACTGATCGACGCACTCATGGATTGCGGCGCCAAGGACCTGACGGTCATCAACAACAACGCCGGACAGGCCGACGCCGGCCTGGCGCTGCTGATCAAGGAACGCCGCGTCTCCAAGATCATCTGCTCCTTCCCGCGCCAGTCCGACTCCTGGCACTTCGATGAGGCCTACCGCGCCGGGGAAATCGAGCTGGAGCTGGTCCCGCAGGGCAACCTCGCCGAGCGCATCCGCGCCGCCGGCGCGGGTATCGGCGGGTTCTTCACGCCCACCGGCTACGGCACGTTGCTGGCCGAGGGCAAGGAAACCCGCGTCATTGACGGCAAGGGCTATGTGCTCGAAAGCCCCATCCACGCCGACTTCGCCCTGATCAAGGCCTTCAAGGCCGACACCCACGGCAACCTGGTCTACCGCAAGACCGCGCGGAACTTCGGTCCGATCATGGCCTCGGCGGCCAAGTCCGCGATCGTCCAGGTCGATGAGATCGTCGAAACCGGAAAGCTTGATCCGGAGGTCGTGGTGACCCCGGGAATCTACGTCAACACCCTTGTGGCACTGGGAGGCAACAACTAA
- a CDS encoding 3-oxoacid CoA-transferase subunit B, producing MSTETSTFTTTDAALTRDEMAALVAADIPAGAFVNLGIGQPTNVSNYLTADQGVTLHTENGMLGMGPVATGDDIDEDLINAGKIPVTELPGASYFHHADSFAMMRGGHLDVCVLGAFQVSGAGDLANWHTGAPGAIPAVGGAMDLAIGAKSTWVMMGLFTKTGESKLVQALSYPVTGLGCVSRIYTEAAIFELAGGNVTVRSTHGISFEELAERLPVELVRAA from the coding sequence ATGAGCACCGAAACCAGCACCTTCACCACCACCGACGCGGCACTGACCCGCGACGAGATGGCGGCCCTGGTCGCCGCGGACATCCCGGCGGGCGCCTTCGTGAACCTGGGCATCGGCCAGCCGACCAACGTCTCCAACTACCTGACCGCGGATCAGGGCGTCACCCTGCACACCGAGAACGGCATGCTGGGCATGGGTCCGGTCGCCACCGGCGATGACATCGACGAGGACCTGATCAACGCCGGCAAGATCCCGGTCACCGAGCTGCCCGGTGCCAGCTACTTCCACCACGCGGACTCGTTCGCGATGATGCGTGGCGGGCACCTGGATGTCTGCGTGCTCGGGGCCTTCCAGGTCTCCGGCGCGGGCGACCTGGCCAACTGGCACACCGGCGCGCCGGGCGCGATCCCGGCCGTGGGCGGGGCCATGGACCTGGCCATCGGCGCCAAGTCCACCTGGGTCATGATGGGCCTGTTCACCAAGACCGGCGAATCCAAGCTGGTTCAGGCGCTTTCCTACCCGGTCACCGGGCTCGGCTGCGTCTCGCGCATCTACACCGAAGCGGCCATCTTCGAGCTGGCCGGCGGCAACGTGACCGTGCGCTCCACGCACGGGATTTCCTTCGAGGAGCTCGCCGAGCGCCTGCCGGTGGAATTGGTCCGCGCCGCATAG
- a CDS encoding IclR family transcriptional regulator domain-containing protein produces the protein MSQETGTPSAGGSNSVQSLARGLDVICAFDAEHPSMTLSEVAKRVDLSRATSRRFLLTLQELGYVRSDGKFFELTSKVLQLGYSYLSSATLPQLMEPVLEELSSKVHESASASVLEGAEILYIARVHTRSIMRVGISVGTRFPATTTSMGRVLLAYQAPGVLEKLLEGGIPNPTGHGINTVEKLRSELEHVRAQGYAIVDQELAIGLRSVAVPVFSPDGSIAAAMNVSMSVGPASHTGAQEAAAAVLPALQKAAAQVQAALAASR, from the coding sequence ATGAGCCAGGAAACCGGCACCCCGTCCGCGGGCGGATCCAACTCGGTCCAGTCCCTGGCCCGCGGCCTGGATGTCATCTGCGCCTTCGACGCCGAGCACCCCTCGATGACCCTCAGCGAGGTCGCCAAGCGCGTGGACCTTTCCCGGGCCACCTCCCGCCGCTTCCTGCTGACCCTGCAGGAATTGGGCTACGTGCGTTCGGACGGCAAGTTCTTCGAACTCACTTCCAAGGTCCTGCAGCTGGGCTACTCCTATCTCTCCAGCGCCACGCTGCCCCAGCTGATGGAACCGGTGCTCGAGGAACTCTCCTCGAAGGTCCACGAGTCGGCTTCGGCCTCGGTGCTCGAGGGGGCGGAAATCCTTTACATCGCCCGGGTGCACACCCGCTCGATCATGCGCGTGGGGATCTCGGTGGGCACCAGGTTCCCGGCGACCACCACCTCGATGGGCCGCGTGCTGCTGGCCTACCAGGCCCCCGGGGTGCTGGAGAAGCTGTTGGAAGGCGGCATCCCGAACCCGACCGGGCACGGCATCAACACCGTGGAGAAGCTGCGCTCCGAACTTGAGCACGTGCGCGCCCAGGGCTACGCGATCGTTGACCAGGAACTTGCGATCGGGCTGCGCTCGGTCGCCGTCCCGGTGTTCAGCCCGGACGGCAGCATTGCCGCTGCCATGAACGTGTCCATGAGCGTGGGCCCGGCGTCGCACACCGGTGCGCAGGAGGCGGCCGCGGCGGTGCTTCCGGCGCTGCAGAAGGCCGCGGCCCAGGTCCAGGCCGCGCTGGCCGCGAGCCGCTAG
- a CDS encoding FAD-dependent oxidoreductase gives MVARLDTLVVGGGAMGSATAWALATRGREVTLLEQFEPGHVLGASHGTTRNLNLGYADPVYVSMLAEALELWDRLGAQSGEAQVARTGIVNHGAPAEQARVLAALSAAGIRAEELSAAQATGRWSGIRFAGPALHMPDGGQLNPDLALPSFQRVAADHGARIRHGVRVVQMKVLGDDRVRLVLESAAGTETVEARSIVVTAGAWTRHLLPGSVRLPALRVTQEQPVHFAPLDADTVWPGFNHTLVPGSPGFEHAYSPVYGMSTPGEGIKAGWHGTGAPTHPDARSFASEPKQLRALQDYAREWLPGVDADSFTEISCTYTNTPDEDFILDRIGPLTIGAGFSGHGFKFTPVIGRILADLADGSGPAPVKFAAGRTIGDSVLAPAFARNPGSVL, from the coding sequence ATGGTTGCACGGTTGGACACTCTCGTCGTCGGCGGCGGGGCGATGGGATCGGCCACCGCATGGGCGCTGGCCACCCGCGGCCGCGAGGTCACCTTGCTCGAGCAGTTCGAGCCCGGGCATGTGCTGGGCGCGTCCCACGGCACCACCCGGAACCTGAATCTCGGCTACGCCGACCCCGTGTACGTCTCGATGCTCGCCGAGGCACTCGAGTTGTGGGATCGGCTCGGTGCCCAGAGCGGCGAGGCCCAGGTGGCCCGCACCGGGATCGTCAACCACGGCGCCCCCGCGGAACAGGCACGGGTGCTCGCCGCGCTCTCGGCCGCCGGCATCCGCGCCGAGGAGCTCTCCGCGGCGCAGGCGACCGGGCGTTGGAGCGGCATCCGCTTCGCCGGCCCCGCGCTGCACATGCCCGACGGCGGGCAGCTGAACCCCGACCTCGCCCTGCCGAGCTTCCAGCGCGTGGCCGCCGACCACGGCGCCCGGATCCGCCACGGGGTGCGCGTGGTTCAGATGAAGGTTCTTGGGGATGACCGGGTGCGTCTGGTCCTGGAATCCGCCGCCGGCACCGAAACCGTTGAGGCCAGAAGCATCGTGGTCACCGCGGGTGCCTGGACACGCCACCTGCTGCCCGGCTCGGTGCGGCTGCCTGCCCTGCGCGTCACCCAGGAACAGCCGGTGCACTTTGCCCCGCTGGATGCGGACACCGTGTGGCCGGGCTTCAACCACACCCTGGTTCCCGGCTCCCCCGGGTTCGAGCACGCCTATTCACCGGTCTACGGAATGTCCACGCCCGGCGAGGGGATCAAGGCCGGTTGGCACGGGACGGGAGCGCCGACGCACCCCGATGCACGCAGCTTCGCCTCCGAACCGAAGCAGCTGCGCGCCCTGCAGGACTATGCGCGGGAGTGGCTGCCGGGCGTCGACGCGGATTCCTTCACCGAAATCAGCTGCACCTACACCAACACCCCGGACGAGGACTTCATCCTCGACCGCATCGGTCCGCTGACCATTGGCGCCGGGTTCTCCGGGCACGGGTTCAAGTTCACCCCGGTCATCGGACGGATCCTTGCCGACCTGGCCGACGGCAGCGGGCCGGCCCCGGTGAAGTTCGCCGCCGGGCGCACCATCGGCGATTCGGTGCTCGCGCCCGCGTTCGCCAGGAACCCGGGCAGCGTCCTCTAG
- a CDS encoding MFS transporter has protein sequence MASSHSSSTSIQERKGLKRVVVASMAGTVVEWYEFFLYATAATLVFNKIFFPEAANELDNIIKAFLTYAVGFIARPIGGIVFGHFGDKYGRKHLLQVAIVLVGVTTFLMGCLPTFDAIGYAAPVLLVILRFFQGFAVGGEWGGAVLLVAEHAPDKERGFWSSWPQAAVPAGNLLATIVLLVLSYTLSEEAFLAWGWRIGFWLSVVIVAVGYYVRTRISDAPIFQEAKAELEQNAEAGYGVVEVFRRYPRGVFTAMGLRLGENILYYMVVTFSITYLKTQLDMETSTILMLMLVAHVIHFAVVPVIGRYTDRFGRRPVYALGAALMLVWGFVAFPLFNTQNDFVILLTIIAGLLVHGLMYAGQPAIMAEMFPTRMRYSGVSLGYQVTSIVAGSMAPIIATFLLSIYGSWVPVAIYIGIAALITLVVVFFMRETKGISLHEIDEMDRARTVVINSEAAEAAEREGVK, from the coding sequence GTGGCTTCATCTCACTCCAGCAGCACCAGCATTCAGGAACGCAAGGGACTCAAGCGCGTCGTTGTCGCCTCGATGGCCGGTACGGTCGTCGAATGGTACGAATTCTTCTTGTATGCGACCGCGGCAACACTGGTCTTCAACAAGATCTTCTTCCCCGAAGCGGCCAATGAGCTGGACAACATCATCAAGGCGTTCCTGACATACGCCGTCGGCTTCATTGCCCGGCCCATCGGTGGCATCGTCTTTGGGCACTTCGGCGACAAGTACGGCCGCAAGCACCTGCTGCAGGTCGCCATCGTGCTGGTTGGCGTCACCACGTTCCTCATGGGCTGCCTGCCGACGTTCGATGCAATCGGCTATGCGGCACCGGTGCTGCTGGTCATCCTGCGCTTCTTCCAGGGCTTCGCGGTCGGTGGCGAATGGGGTGGAGCTGTCCTCCTCGTTGCCGAACATGCCCCCGACAAGGAACGCGGGTTCTGGTCTTCCTGGCCGCAAGCCGCGGTCCCCGCGGGCAACCTGCTGGCGACCATCGTGCTGCTGGTGCTCTCGTACACCCTGTCGGAGGAAGCCTTCCTGGCCTGGGGCTGGCGCATCGGTTTCTGGCTCTCGGTGGTCATCGTGGCGGTGGGCTACTACGTGCGCACCCGGATCTCGGATGCCCCGATCTTCCAGGAGGCGAAGGCCGAGCTGGAGCAGAATGCCGAGGCCGGCTACGGTGTCGTCGAGGTCTTCCGCCGCTACCCGCGCGGCGTCTTCACCGCCATGGGACTGCGGCTGGGCGAGAACATCCTCTACTACATGGTCGTGACGTTCTCCATCACGTACCTGAAGACGCAGCTGGACATGGAGACCTCCACGATCCTGATGCTCATGCTCGTCGCGCACGTGATCCACTTTGCCGTGGTTCCGGTGATCGGCCGCTACACGGACAGATTCGGCCGCCGGCCGGTGTATGCGTTGGGTGCGGCGTTGATGCTGGTGTGGGGATTTGTTGCCTTCCCGCTCTTCAACACGCAAAACGACTTCGTGATCCTGCTGACGATCATCGCCGGCCTGCTGGTCCACGGGCTGATGTATGCCGGACAGCCGGCCATCATGGCAGAGATGTTCCCGACCCGGATGCGCTATTCGGGGGTCTCGTTGGGTTACCAGGTCACCTCGATCGTCGCAGGCTCGATGGCCCCGATCATTGCCACGTTCCTGCTGAGCATCTACGGATCGTGGGTGCCGGTGGCCATCTACATCGGCATCGCGGCACTCATCACCCTGGTCGTCGTGTTCTTCATGCGTGAAACCAAGGGCATCTCGCTGCACGAGATCGATGAGATGGACCGCGCGCGGACCGTGGTCATCAACTCGGAGGCCGCCGAAGCCGCTGAACGCGAGGGCGTGAAGTAA
- a CDS encoding LysR family transcriptional regulator, which yields MQRSIDHHHLESLITFLSVARLGRYTAAADILGINHSTVSRRITALEKAMGGRVLTRTPSGWEVTDLGRRALGAAEDIERAVTGLSETRTSGELAGTVRIGVPDAFAAHFATPAMAALQREHPRLAVELMSATQRARQTRSGVDLEVVVGKPHVHKAVATELLTYHLGLYASRDYLSHHEAPRDLAQLVSHRLNYYVESALTIDELDSATEALPPMARGITSTSVFSHIAATKASAGIGILPDFLADLEPDLVRLLPHEYAYAATYWVVGREESLRNPAVLAAVAAMGQAAA from the coding sequence ATGCAACGAAGCATCGACCACCATCACCTGGAATCCTTGATCACCTTTCTTTCGGTGGCGCGGCTCGGGCGCTACACCGCGGCCGCCGACATCCTGGGAATCAACCATTCAACTGTCTCGCGCCGCATTACAGCCCTGGAAAAGGCCATGGGGGGCCGTGTGCTTACGCGCACGCCCTCCGGCTGGGAGGTCACCGACCTGGGCCGGCGCGCCCTGGGCGCCGCCGAGGACATCGAACGGGCCGTCACGGGCCTCTCCGAAACCCGCACCAGCGGCGAGCTTGCCGGGACCGTGCGCATCGGCGTGCCCGATGCCTTCGCCGCACACTTTGCCACCCCGGCCATGGCCGCGCTTCAGCGCGAACACCCGCGGCTGGCGGTCGAGCTCATGAGCGCCACCCAACGGGCACGCCAGACCCGGTCCGGGGTCGACCTGGAGGTGGTGGTGGGCAAGCCCCACGTGCACAAGGCGGTGGCCACCGAGCTGCTGACCTACCACCTCGGGCTCTACGCCTCCCGCGACTACCTCTCCCACCACGAGGCACCGCGCGACCTCGCCCAGCTCGTCTCCCACCGCCTGAATTACTACGTGGAATCCGCGCTGACCATCGACGAGCTGGACAGCGCCACGGAGGCCCTGCCACCCATGGCCCGCGGCATCACCTCCACCAGCGTGTTCTCGCACATCGCCGCCACCAAGGCCTCGGCCGGGATCGGCATCCTGCCGGACTTCCTCGCCGATCTCGAGCCCGACCTGGTGCGCCTGCTGCCTCACGAGTACGCGTATGCCGCCACCTATTGGGTGGTGGGCCGGGAGGAGTCGCTGCGCAACCCGGCGGTGCTGGCCGCCGTTGCGGCCATGGGGCAGGCCGCCGCGTAG
- the mmsB gene encoding 3-hydroxyisobutyrate dehydrogenase — MAVYGWIGLGNMGGPMTANLVEAGHQVKGFDLDPAACDAAKAQGVEIVGSIAEAVQGSDAVFTMLPKGEHVRSVYEGDAGIWAHATAQTLLLDSSTVDIETSRFCHEGSLERGLKFVDAPVSGGISGAAAATLAFMVGGLPEHTAEAVEHIKPLAGKTIVAGGATSGIAAKICNNMMLFIDLMASAEGSQLAQKLGLDPKVFWEIASVSSGRSWAQQTWYPVPGVIETSAADNNFDATFRVDLARKDIGLALDAGVMTGVKLPAAALAREHFDALIAEGLGAKDCSLIVKNVSPDGTVAGYQQEKN, encoded by the coding sequence ATGGCAGTTTACGGCTGGATCGGACTAGGAAACATGGGCGGCCCCATGACCGCGAACCTGGTGGAGGCAGGGCACCAGGTCAAGGGCTTCGACTTGGACCCCGCCGCATGCGACGCAGCGAAGGCGCAGGGCGTCGAGATCGTTGGCTCCATCGCCGAGGCCGTCCAGGGATCCGATGCGGTGTTCACGATGCTGCCCAAGGGCGAACACGTCCGCAGCGTCTACGAAGGGGACGCGGGGATCTGGGCGCATGCCACGGCGCAGACGCTACTGCTGGACAGCTCGACGGTCGACATCGAGACCTCCCGCTTCTGCCACGAAGGCTCCCTCGAACGCGGACTGAAATTCGTTGACGCCCCGGTCTCCGGAGGAATCTCCGGCGCCGCGGCGGCAACCCTGGCCTTCATGGTCGGGGGACTGCCGGAGCACACCGCCGAGGCCGTGGAACACATCAAGCCGCTGGCGGGCAAAACCATCGTGGCCGGCGGGGCGACGTCCGGAATCGCCGCAAAAATCTGCAACAACATGATGCTCTTCATCGACCTGATGGCCTCGGCCGAGGGCTCCCAGCTGGCCCAGAAGCTCGGACTGGATCCCAAGGTCTTCTGGGAAATCGCCTCCGTCTCCTCGGGCCGCTCCTGGGCGCAGCAGACCTGGTACCCGGTGCCCGGGGTCATCGAGACCTCCGCCGCCGACAACAACTTCGACGCCACGTTCCGCGTGGACCTGGCCCGCAAGGACATCGGCCTGGCCCTGGACGCGGGTGTCATGACCGGGGTCAAGCTCCCCGCCGCAGCACTGGCCCGCGAACACTTCGACGCACTGATCGCCGAGGGGCTCGGCGCGAAGGACTGTTCCCTGATCGTCAAGAACGTATCCCCCGACGGCACCGTTGCCGGCTACCAGCAGGAGAAGAACTGA
- a CDS encoding CoA-acylating methylmalonate-semialdehyde dehydrogenase, translated as MSQTLEHLAVATIGHHIGGQRIVNAERFGPVYNPATGEQTGRVALASAQTVREAVTAATAAQRQWRRLGLAKRSQILFKVRQLIDERRAELGAIITAEHGKVLSDADGEIVRGLENVDFCTGLMHHLKGEYAEQVATGVDVHQTRQPLGVVACITPFNFPAMVPLWMITTAIAAGNAVILKPSERNPSAANWIAGVFEDAGLPAGILNVVHGDKVAVDEILENPGITGVSFVGSTPIAKYVYSTAAANGKRVQALGGAKNHMVVMPDADLDAAADAAISGAYGSAGERCMAISVVVAVGSIADELVAKISARIPGLKVGDGTHPDSEMGPLITAAARDRVAGFIASAHEEGAEVLVDGRSQDFDSNGFFIGVSLVDHVKPGMRVYDEEIFGPVLAVVRVDDYAQAVELINSNRFANGTAVFTRDGKTAREYEFDIEVGMVGINVPIPVPIGAFSFGGWKDSLFGDTHMYGPESFNFYTRRKVVTSRWPDPSESQIELGFPTH; from the coding sequence ATGTCGCAAACCCTTGAACACTTGGCCGTGGCCACCATCGGCCACCACATCGGCGGCCAGCGGATCGTGAACGCCGAACGCTTCGGACCGGTCTACAACCCGGCAACCGGCGAGCAGACCGGGCGGGTGGCATTGGCCAGCGCGCAGACCGTGCGCGAAGCGGTCACGGCCGCAACTGCAGCCCAGCGCCAGTGGCGCCGCCTCGGCCTGGCCAAGCGCAGCCAGATTCTCTTCAAGGTCCGCCAGCTCATCGACGAGCGCCGGGCGGAACTCGGTGCCATCATCACCGCCGAGCACGGCAAGGTCCTCTCCGACGCGGACGGCGAGATCGTCCGCGGGCTGGAGAACGTAGACTTCTGCACCGGGCTGATGCACCACCTCAAGGGAGAGTACGCCGAGCAGGTCGCCACCGGCGTCGACGTGCACCAGACCCGACAGCCCCTGGGCGTGGTCGCCTGCATCACCCCGTTCAACTTCCCGGCCATGGTGCCGCTGTGGATGATCACCACCGCCATTGCCGCCGGCAACGCGGTGATCCTCAAGCCCAGCGAGCGCAACCCGTCGGCGGCCAACTGGATCGCCGGCGTCTTCGAGGACGCAGGATTGCCGGCCGGGATCCTGAACGTCGTGCACGGGGACAAGGTGGCCGTCGACGAGATCCTGGAAAATCCCGGAATCACCGGTGTCTCCTTCGTGGGCTCCACGCCGATCGCCAAGTACGTGTATTCCACCGCGGCGGCCAACGGCAAGCGGGTCCAGGCCCTGGGCGGGGCGAAGAACCACATGGTCGTCATGCCCGATGCGGACCTGGATGCCGCGGCGGACGCGGCAATCTCCGGTGCCTACGGCTCGGCCGGAGAACGCTGCATGGCGATCTCCGTCGTGGTGGCCGTCGGCTCGATCGCCGACGAGCTCGTGGCCAAGATTTCGGCGCGCATTCCCGGCCTGAAGGTCGGAGACGGGACGCACCCGGATTCGGAGATGGGACCGCTGATCACCGCTGCCGCGCGGGACCGGGTGGCGGGTTTCATTGCCTCGGCCCACGAGGAAGGCGCCGAGGTCCTGGTTGACGGCCGCAGCCAGGACTTCGACTCCAACGGCTTCTTCATCGGGGTCTCGCTCGTTGACCACGTGAAGCCGGGGATGCGGGTCTACGACGAGGAAATCTTCGGCCCCGTCCTGGCCGTGGTGCGCGTGGACGACTACGCCCAGGCGGTCGAACTGATCAACTCCAACCGCTTCGCCAACGGCACCGCGGTCTTCACCCGCGACGGCAAGACCGCCCGCGAATACGAATTCGACATCGAGGTCGGGATGGTGGGCATCAACGTCCCGATCCCGGTGCCCATCGGGGCGTTCAGCTTCGGCGGCTGGAAGGACTCGCTCTTCGGCGACACCCACATGTACGGCCCGGAATCCTTCAACTTCTACACCCGGCGCAAGGTCGTCACCAGCCGATGGCCCGACCCGAGCGAGTCCCAGATCGAGCTGGGCTTCCCCACGCACTAG
- a CDS encoding glycerophosphodiester phosphodiesterase family protein: MKFRTLTLGTLAACMLAGLATPTVAAPTTTDSDQAPILIGHRGAAGVAPENTLAAIKAGSQSGADFVEIDVQLSSDGVPFIFHDDTAARTTNIAEVFPDRVKDPITSFTWNELQRLDAGSYFSAGFAGQKIPHFDAVADVLTGETGVFIEIKSPGVEQVVAEALSNDPEWSALEKAGKIEVLGFDAASNKKFAALAPEVPLQQLTGSVPSAPVLADYATYADSFGTSYRSLDAAGAARVKVAGLGLGVYTVNSGAAVDASLALGAERITGDFPQQIDRHLGGQKAFPSNNGVVIAGSVNDVPGDDLQPETGEHVVLANTGNRTIDVSGYVLRDAANNILRVGEGFKLVPGAELRVFSGPGTNSAEAFYLGGSVGILNNGGDSLGLWDAKGNLLDTFAN, encoded by the coding sequence ATGAAGTTTCGCACCCTCACGCTTGGAACCCTGGCCGCCTGCATGCTCGCCGGGCTGGCCACTCCGACCGTCGCCGCACCGACCACCACCGATTCCGACCAGGCCCCCATCCTGATTGGCCACCGCGGCGCCGCCGGCGTCGCGCCGGAAAACACCCTGGCCGCCATCAAGGCCGGCAGCCAGTCGGGTGCCGACTTCGTCGAAATCGACGTCCAGCTCTCCAGCGACGGCGTCCCGTTCATCTTCCACGACGACACCGCGGCCCGCACCACCAACATTGCCGAGGTGTTCCCCGACCGCGTCAAGGACCCGATCACGTCCTTCACCTGGAACGAACTGCAGCGGCTCGATGCCGGCTCCTACTTCTCGGCCGGTTTCGCTGGCCAGAAGATCCCGCACTTCGACGCGGTGGCCGACGTGCTCACCGGGGAAACGGGAGTGTTCATCGAGATCAAGTCCCCGGGCGTTGAGCAGGTTGTCGCCGAGGCACTGTCCAACGATCCCGAGTGGAGCGCGCTGGAAAAGGCGGGGAAGATCGAGGTGCTTGGCTTTGATGCGGCCTCGAACAAGAAGTTTGCCGCGCTGGCACCGGAGGTCCCGCTGCAGCAGCTGACAGGCAGCGTGCCCAGCGCCCCGGTCCTGGCCGACTACGCGACCTACGCCGATTCCTTCGGCACCAGCTACCGCAGCCTGGACGCGGCCGGTGCCGCCCGGGTCAAGGTAGCCGGACTGGGCCTCGGCGTCTACACCGTGAACTCCGGCGCCGCCGTGGACGCATCCCTGGCATTGGGAGCCGAGCGCATCACCGGCGACTTCCCGCAGCAGATCGACCGCCACCTGGGCGGCCAAAAGGCCTTCCCGTCCAACAACGGGGTCGTCATTGCCGGTTCGGTCAACGACGTGCCGGGCGATGACCTGCAGCCGGAAACCGGCGAACACGTCGTCCTGGCCAATACCGGAAACCGCACCATCGACGTCAGCGGCTATGTGCTGCGCGACGCAGCAAACAACATCCTGCGCGTCGGCGAGGGATTCAAGCTGGTGCCGGGCGCCGAGCTGCGCGTGTTCTCGGGACCGGGAACCAACAGCGCCGAGGCGTTCTACCTGGGCGGCAGCGTCGGGATCCTGAACAACGGCGGGGACTCGCTGGGCCTGTGGGACGCCAAGGGCAACCTGCTGGACACCTTCGCGAACTGA